From a single Plutella xylostella chromosome 5, ilPluXylo3.1, whole genome shotgun sequence genomic region:
- the LOC105388350 gene encoding venom carboxylesterase-6, translated as MWSVILLSILASAQGQTPTEDVPPTVTIAQGSVVGTAVTSSGFTHYEFHGIPYADSTSGSHRFKAPRPAPTFTQTFVADRKGIKCVKAIKGGYEGTEDCLVANVYTPAIDPEKKYPVMVWIKGSEFEKTKGPELSFRNLIEKEVIVVSLNFRESILGYLCLGTETAPGNAGLKDIIAGLQWVKDNIEQFGGDPESITLFGHGSGAAAVDLVTLSPMSKGLVHRAIAQSGSSISPWSVTRDPTQYAILVAEQLGHEITEELDIEKLSEVFTRTSVAALMAVIDELDLTDNSLAFAPCIENEHLDDEKFLEKSPFSTLTEGTYTKIPMIFGFVENEGTIRFDEALEADWLTKMDQSFSDFIQPDLEFETTEERESIAKEIRSRYFNSNPINMENIESYIDYHGDTMVLISVIREARLRAGSSGEPTYLYEFSYQGAVGDAFVGSLPASVVGAAHGQELAYLFDIDTAATVETNAGDEFVQKVLVERWTNFAKTGRPTSESSASFWPVVNSGNTNVLLIRNEPNSINQATDVPITDPHREDVDFWNQIYEEHFLDAEGHWTAEEKEEEEEEEVDTTEDPLMTTETPETEPDVPDSASAAVGYTFLILAFFAVVDKFHSAQILA; from the exons ATGTGGTCGGTAATTTTACTGTCAATTTTGGCATCAGCCCAAGGTCAAACCCCGACGGAGGATGTTCCTCCTACAGTGACTATAGCGCAAGGGTCCGTTGTAGGTACTGCTGTGACTAGCTCCGGATTTACACACTATGAATTCCACGGGATACCGTATGCTGACTCTACTTCTGGATCTCACAGGTTCAAG GCGCCACGACCAGCACCCACATTCACACAGACTTTTGTTGCTGATCGCAAAGGAATCAAATGTGTGAAAGCTATAAAGGGGGGATACGAGGGCACCGAAGATTGCTTGGTGGCCAACGTCTACACACCGGCCATTGATCCAGAAAAGAAATACCCAGTAATGGTTTGGATTAAAGGGTCCGAGTTTGAGAAAACTAAGGGACCTGAACTATCTTTTAGAAATCTTATTGAAAAGGAAGTAATAGTCGTGTCTCTAAACTTCAGAGAGTCGATTCTCGGGTATCTTTGTCTTGGAACAGAAACTGCGCCTGGTAACGCTGGATTGAAAGATATAATTGCTGGACTTCAATGGGTGAAAGATAACATTGAACAGTTTGGTGGAGACCCTGAGAGTATAACCCTATTTGGGCATGGTTCTGGAGCTGCGGCGGTAGATTTAGTCACTCTCTCTCCAATGTCTAAGGGCTTGGTGCATAGAGCTATAGCTCAGAGTGGAAGCTCAATTTCCCCTTGGTCAGTCACACGGGATCCGACACAATATGCCATACTAGTAGCAGAACAACTTGGGCATGAAATTACTGAGGAATTAGATATTGAAAAGCTTTCGGAAGTTTTTACTAGAACAAGTGTTGCCGCTCTAATGGCAGTTATAGATGAGTTGGATTTAACTGATAACTCATTGGCTTTTGCACCGTGTATCGAAAATGAGCATTTAGATGATGAAAAGTTTCTAGAAAAATCACCTTTTAGTACGCTAACTGAAGGAACTTACACTAAAATACCTATGATCTTCGGATTTGTTGAAAACGAAGGAACAATACGTTTTGATGAGGCACTAGAAGCTGATTGGCTAACAAAGATGGATCAATCGTTTTCAGACTTTATTCAGCCTGATTTGGAGTTTGAAACAACTGAAGAAAGGGAATCAATAGCCAAAGAAATACGTTCAAGGTATTTTAATAGTAATCCGATTAACATGGAAAACATTGAAAGTTATATTGATTATCATGGTGATACCATGGTTTTAATATCAGTTATAAGGGAAGCTCGCCTTAGGGCAGGATCTTCTGGAGAACCAACCTATTTATATGAGTTTTCTTATCAAGGGGCTGTTGGTGACGCTTTTGTTGGAAGTCTCCCGGCGAGTGTGGTCGGGGCAGCTCATGGACAAGAGTTGGCTtatttatttgacattgaTACTGCAGCTACAGTGGAGACGAACGCTGGTGATGAATTTGTCCAAAAAGTTCTCGTTGAGAGGTGGACAAACTTTGCCAAGACTGG CCGACCTACCAGTGAGTCGTCAGCATCATTCTGGCCAGTCGTGAACTCTGGGAACACCAATGTGCTCCTCATTCGTAATGAACCTAACTCCATCAACCAGGCTACTGACGTGCCTATAACTGACCCACACAGAGAAGACGTCGACTTCTGGAATCAGATATATGAGGAGCACTTCCTAGATGCTGAGGGTCATTGGACTGCTGAAGAGAAAGAAgaagaggaagaagaagaagttgaCACTACTGAGGATCCGTTGATGACCACGGAGACACCAGAAACCGAGCCAGATGTACCAGATTCTGCGTCTGCGGCCGTTGGTTACACATTTTTAATCCTAGCATTCTTTGCCGTAGTAGATAAGTTCCATTCTGCTCAAATTTTGGCGTAA